In one Trichosurus vulpecula isolate mTriVul1 chromosome 8, mTriVul1.pri, whole genome shotgun sequence genomic region, the following are encoded:
- the LOC118830071 gene encoding adenylate kinase isoenzyme 6-like — translation MRLPNILFMGTPGVGKTTLGKELASRTGLTYTNVGDLAQEGQLYDGFEEEYECPILDEDRVVHDLENKMKEGGVIVDYHGCDFFPELWFHIVFVLQIDNSVLYTRLEKRGYSVKKLQDNIQCEIFQILYEEAMASYNYEIAHQLPSNVPEELENNLDQIMKWIEQWIKDNN, via the coding sequence ATGAGGCTGCCCAACATCCTGTTCATGGGTACACCAGGGGTTGGAAAAACCACACTAGGTAAAGAACTTGCATCAAGAACAGGACTGACATACACTAATGTGGGTGATTTAGCACAAGAAGGACAGTTATATGATGGCTTTGAAGAAGAATATGAATGTCCCATTTTGGATGAGGACAGAGTAGTTCAtgacttagaaaataaaatgaaagaaggtgGGGTTATTGTTGATTACCATGGTTGTGACTTCTTCCCTGAACTATGGTTTCATATTGTTTTTGTGCTTCAAATTGATAATTCTGTATTATATACCAGACTTGAAAAGAGGGGATACAGTGTAAAGAAACTACAGGACAATATTCAGTGTgaaattttccaaattctttatgAAGAAGCCATGGCCTCCTACAACTATGAAATAGCACACCAGCTGCCCAGCAATGTACCAGAAGAACTAGAGAATAATTTAGATCAGATAATGAAATGGATTGAGCAGTGGATAAAAGATAACAATTGA